In the Opitutia bacterium genome, one interval contains:
- the gnpA gene encoding 1,3-beta-galactosyl-N-acetylhexosamine phosphorylase, giving the protein MTNPPNLSHGDFTLPGEAGYEQLTLRLAKKWGADTIRDSDGTQLSPEIVQSGYAIYSTICLVRSVQPWARVHRDKLQQNFLMSFPVVAAKARTTITLLAGYYTEQFVVNFGDSPKRWWQVFDRTTGKEVAKTKWSFTAKKGTVTIEGTVPGHQYTVNFLAFRIWEEISMYNHLTNNWGDREHLAAVDPMQPETQRVLLEFLEQWLREHPDTKVVRFTSMFYNFSWFWGADHAKLRDIYSDWGDYEMTVSPRALTLFEKKYGYRLTSEDFVNGGLYNSTHNAPSRRYRDYMDFIHGFVIEFGRKCIDLVHRHRKLAYVFYDDHWVGVEPSSPRFKEFGFDGLIKCVFNAFEVRLCAHSTGAKTRELRLHPYLFPTGLKGEPTFKAGGNPTLDAKNFWIDARRGLVRAPIDRIGLGGYLSLVEPFPDFQDYIEGLAREFRLLKSFHAGGRPWVAPFKVAVLTAWGDLRAWTCSGHLTPGVALYDVLESLAGLALDVQFISFDDLVKHGVPRGVKAVINCGRAGSAWSGGHYWDDPRVETILTEFAQKGGGVIGVGEPSARPRPGQCFKLARVFGLDRDTGDRVANGKFKFAPPAAPVAAHFITADVTAPLDLGKDVDGIYVFDGDTTVLAERDGTPRLATHAFGRGRAVYLSGFKFNFENTRLLHRALYWAASQDAAWGAWQAGNVKTEASYFPAVKKLVVINNAGEPQPTTVTLGGARATRPLQLEAHGIAIVDV; this is encoded by the coding sequence ATGACCAATCCTCCCAATCTCTCCCACGGTGATTTCACGCTGCCCGGCGAAGCCGGTTACGAGCAGCTCACGCTGCGCCTCGCGAAGAAATGGGGCGCCGACACCATCCGCGACTCCGACGGCACGCAGCTCTCGCCCGAGATCGTGCAGTCGGGCTACGCGATCTACTCGACGATCTGCCTCGTGCGCTCCGTGCAGCCGTGGGCGCGCGTGCACCGCGACAAGCTCCAGCAGAATTTCCTCATGAGCTTCCCGGTCGTCGCCGCGAAGGCGCGCACGACGATCACGCTGCTGGCCGGTTACTACACCGAGCAATTCGTGGTGAACTTCGGCGACAGCCCCAAGCGCTGGTGGCAGGTTTTCGACCGCACGACCGGCAAGGAAGTCGCGAAGACCAAGTGGTCGTTCACCGCGAAGAAAGGCACCGTCACCATCGAGGGCACCGTGCCCGGCCACCAATACACGGTGAACTTCCTCGCCTTCCGCATCTGGGAGGAGATCTCGATGTATAACCACCTCACGAACAACTGGGGTGACCGCGAGCATCTCGCCGCCGTCGATCCGATGCAGCCGGAGACGCAGCGGGTGCTGCTGGAGTTCCTGGAGCAGTGGCTGCGCGAACACCCCGACACGAAAGTCGTCCGCTTCACCTCGATGTTCTACAACTTCTCGTGGTTCTGGGGCGCCGACCACGCGAAGCTGCGCGACATTTATTCCGACTGGGGCGATTACGAGATGACCGTCAGCCCGCGCGCGCTCACGCTGTTCGAGAAGAAATACGGCTACCGGCTCACGTCGGAGGACTTCGTCAACGGCGGCCTCTACAACTCCACGCACAACGCCCCGTCGCGCCGCTACCGCGACTACATGGATTTCATCCACGGCTTCGTGATCGAGTTCGGGCGCAAGTGCATCGACCTCGTCCACCGCCACCGCAAGCTCGCCTACGTGTTCTACGACGATCACTGGGTCGGCGTGGAGCCGAGCAGCCCGCGCTTCAAGGAGTTCGGCTTCGACGGCCTGATCAAGTGCGTGTTCAACGCCTTCGAGGTGCGCCTCTGCGCGCACTCCACCGGCGCGAAGACGCGCGAACTCCGCCTGCACCCGTATTTGTTCCCGACGGGCTTGAAGGGCGAGCCGACCTTCAAGGCCGGCGGCAATCCCACGCTCGACGCGAAGAACTTCTGGATCGATGCGCGCCGCGGCCTCGTGCGCGCGCCCATCGATCGCATCGGTCTCGGCGGCTACCTGTCGCTCGTCGAGCCGTTCCCCGATTTCCAGGACTACATCGAGGGACTCGCGCGCGAGTTCCGCCTCCTGAAATCCTTCCACGCCGGCGGCCGTCCGTGGGTCGCGCCCTTCAAGGTCGCCGTGCTCACCGCGTGGGGCGACCTGCGCGCGTGGACGTGCTCGGGCCACCTCACGCCGGGCGTGGCGCTCTACGACGTGCTCGAGTCCCTCGCCGGCCTCGCGCTCGACGTGCAGTTCATCAGCTTCGACGACTTGGTGAAGCACGGCGTGCCGCGCGGCGTGAAAGCCGTGATCAACTGCGGTCGCGCCGGCTCCGCGTGGAGCGGCGGACACTATTGGGACGACCCGCGCGTCGAGACAATCCTCACGGAGTTCGCGCAAAAGGGCGGCGGCGTGATCGGCGTTGGCGAGCCCTCGGCGCGCCCGCGTCCCGGCCAGTGCTTCAAACTCGCGCGTGTCTTCGGCCTCGACCGCGACACCGGCGACCGCGTTGCCAACGGCAAGTTCAAGTTCGCTCCGCCCGCCGCGCCGGTGGCGGCGCACTTCATCACCGCGGACGTCACCGCGCCGCTCGACCTCGGCAAGGATGTCGACGGCATCTATGTCTTCGATGGCGACACGACCGTGCTCGCCGAGCGCGACGGCACGCCGCGTCTCGCCACGCACGCCTTCGGCCGCGGCCGGGCGGTTTATCTGAGCGGGTTCAAGTTCAACTTCGAGAACACGCGCCTGCTGCACCGCGCGCTCTACTGGGCCGCGTCGCAGGACGCCGCTTGGGGCGCCTGGCAGGCGGGCAACGTGAAGACCGAGGCCAGCTACTTCCCGGCGGTGAAGAAACTCGTCGTGATCAACAACGCCGGCGAGCCGCAGCCCACGACCGTGACCCTCGGCGGCGCCCGCGCCACGCGCCCGCTGCAACTCGAAGCCCACGGCATCGCGATCGTGGATGTCTGA
- a CDS encoding beta-galactosidase translates to MKIRLRLLVAVVVTGLLSLGLRAAVGQGTKLYHGAAYYPELWPEAEVPRDIAEMKKLGINVVRVGEFAWARMEPHEGNVDFSFFQRVFDQLHAAGIDVVLCTPTATPPVWLSHGHPARAFVDGEGRAMIHGARQHMSYENPDVRAACLRIVAAEAAALGRHPAVIAWQIDNELKCHVGEDFNPSAIANWQRWLEQRHGTIGALNAAWGTEIWSQRYQRFDQVPAPLRTPFLHNASLSTAYRMFNRERTADFVAEQCAAIRQHSAAPITHNTMRWFGVGLESLHAPLDFAAFDDYPSSKDWRNLIVHYDLFRAAKPGKAFWVMETSAAHNGWLSNHEPAHPPGFLVAEAVADYALGGEAFCYWLWRQQRTGCELPHSALLSAWGKPTLGYVQVERVEAARRQLEPLIAASQPLPVEAAVTWSDLARAMWQTEPLGSNRAHTVDYQKAIGEWHSLLLDAGVPRDIRFEGASLDGLKLLVTPMVPHLSAEVLARAEKFVRNGGVWICGPLSGGRTAEHTVPTDAALGALEKLAGVEVVYSFPVNGIDAKAESDGVTAPLAGWCNALRPAAPETKILGTLLTDRMEAGLAFATERPLGRGAIIVLAAQPQGDAGQALLARLVAHAATRADVRHRYTATPGTIVCPRRTTDGRTLWIAVNMDGAGGEVQLPAAATDAVSGAALAAGALKLGRYEWRAVRF, encoded by the coding sequence ATGAAAATCCGCCTTCGTCTCCTCGTTGCCGTTGTCGTGACTGGTTTGCTCTCGCTGGGTCTGCGCGCGGCGGTCGGGCAGGGGACCAAGCTCTACCACGGCGCCGCGTATTATCCGGAGCTGTGGCCCGAGGCGGAAGTGCCGCGCGACATCGCCGAGATGAAGAAACTCGGCATCAACGTCGTGCGCGTGGGCGAGTTTGCGTGGGCGCGCATGGAGCCGCACGAGGGGAATGTCGACTTCAGTTTTTTCCAGCGCGTGTTCGATCAACTGCATGCGGCGGGCATCGACGTCGTGCTCTGCACGCCCACGGCCACGCCGCCGGTGTGGCTGAGCCACGGGCACCCGGCGCGCGCGTTCGTCGACGGCGAGGGCCGCGCCATGATCCACGGCGCGCGGCAGCACATGTCTTATGAAAACCCCGACGTCCGCGCGGCGTGCCTGCGGATCGTCGCGGCCGAGGCGGCGGCGCTCGGGCGGCACCCGGCCGTCATCGCATGGCAAATCGACAACGAGCTGAAATGCCACGTCGGCGAGGATTTCAATCCGTCCGCCATCGCGAATTGGCAGCGCTGGCTCGAGCAACGCCACGGCACGATCGGCGCGCTCAACGCCGCGTGGGGCACGGAGATTTGGAGCCAGCGTTACCAGCGCTTCGATCAGGTGCCGGCGCCGCTGCGCACGCCGTTCCTCCACAACGCCTCGCTCAGCACGGCCTACCGGATGTTCAACCGCGAGCGCACGGCGGATTTCGTCGCCGAGCAATGCGCGGCGATCCGCCAGCACTCCGCCGCGCCGATCACGCACAACACGATGCGCTGGTTCGGCGTCGGGCTCGAGAGCCTGCACGCGCCGCTGGATTTCGCGGCGTTCGACGATTACCCCTCGAGCAAGGACTGGCGGAATCTCATCGTGCACTACGACCTCTTCCGCGCGGCGAAGCCCGGCAAGGCGTTTTGGGTCATGGAAACGAGCGCTGCGCACAACGGCTGGCTCAGCAACCACGAGCCGGCGCATCCGCCGGGCTTCCTCGTGGCCGAGGCGGTCGCCGACTACGCGCTCGGTGGCGAGGCGTTTTGCTATTGGCTCTGGCGGCAGCAACGCACCGGCTGCGAACTCCCGCACAGCGCGCTGCTCAGCGCCTGGGGCAAGCCCACGCTCGGCTACGTGCAGGTGGAGCGCGTCGAGGCCGCGCGCCGGCAACTCGAGCCGCTCATCGCGGCGAGCCAGCCGCTGCCGGTGGAGGCCGCGGTGACGTGGTCCGATCTCGCTCGCGCCATGTGGCAGACGGAGCCGCTGGGCTCGAATCGCGCGCACACGGTCGATTACCAGAAGGCGATCGGCGAATGGCACTCGCTGCTGCTCGACGCCGGCGTGCCGCGCGACATCCGGTTCGAAGGCGCCTCGCTCGACGGGTTGAAACTGCTCGTCACCCCGATGGTGCCGCACCTCAGCGCCGAAGTGCTGGCCAGGGCGGAGAAATTCGTGCGCAACGGCGGCGTGTGGATCTGCGGCCCGCTCTCCGGCGGACGCACCGCCGAGCACACCGTGCCGACCGACGCCGCGCTCGGCGCGCTCGAAAAGCTCGCGGGCGTGGAGGTCGTCTATTCGTTTCCCGTGAACGGCATCGACGCCAAGGCCGAGAGCGACGGCGTGACGGCGCCGCTCGCCGGCTGGTGCAACGCGCTGCGTCCCGCCGCGCCCGAGACCAAGATCCTCGGCACGCTGCTGACCGATCGCATGGAGGCCGGACTCGCGTTCGCGACGGAGCGTCCGCTCGGCCGGGGCGCGATCATCGTGCTCGCCGCGCAACCGCAGGGCGACGCCGGCCAGGCGCTGCTCGCCCGCCTCGTCGCGCACGCCGCGACGCGCGCGGATGTTCGCCATCGCTACACTGCCACGCCCGGCACGATCGTGTGTCCGCGCCGCACGACCGACGGCCGCACGCTGTGGATCGCCGTGAACATGGATGGCGCGGGTGGCGAAGTGCAGTTGCCCGCCGCCGCGACCGACGCTGTCAGCGGCGCCGCGCTCGCCGCCGGCGCGTTGAAGCTCGGCCGCTACGAGTGGCGCGCGGTGCGATTCTGA